CTTCCAGGAGCGCCTTCTTGGCAGCGATATATTCGCTTTCGAGGCGGGCGACCATGTCTTCGACAGGTGCGACGCTTTTCACAGTTCCGATCCCCTGGCCCGAACCCCAGATGTCCTTCCAGGCCTTGGCCTTGGTATTGCCGCCACTGCCGAAGTTCATCTTGCTCGGATCGCTCTGCGGAAGATTTTCGGGATCGAGACCGGCGTTCTCGATGCTGGAACGAAGATAGTTGCCATGCACGCCGGTAAAGAGGTTCGAGTAGACGATGCCGTCGGCACTGCCTTCCACAATGCCTTCCTTGTAGCCTTCGACAGCGTTGGCTTCCTCGGTCGCGATCCAGGGCGAGCCGATGTAGGCGAAATCAGCTCCGAGTGCCTGCGCCGCAAGGATGGAACGGCCGTGTGCTATCGAGCCTGACAAGGCCACCAGCCCGTCGAACCATTCGCGGATTTCCTGCATGAGCGCGAAGGGGCTGAGCGTGCCTGCGTGGCCGCCCGCGCCGGCAGCAACCGGGATCAGGCCGTCCGCGCCCTTCTCGATGGCCTTGTGTGCGAAGCGATTGTTGATCACGTCGTGCATCGTGATCCCGCCCCAGCCGCGCACGGCATCGAAGATCTCCTCACGTGCTCCGAGCGAAGTGATGACGAGCGGGACCTGCCACTTTGCGCAGGTCGCCATGTCGGCTTCGATACGGTCGTTCGAGCGATGAACGATCTGGTTGACCGCGAACGGGGCCGCAGGGCGATCGGGGTGCTCACGGTTATGTGCGGCAAGCTCTTCGGTTATGCGATGAAGCCACTCGTCCAATTCGCTTTGCGGGCGAGCATTGAGCGCGGGAAAGCTGCCGACGATGCCTGCCTTGCACTGTGCGATCACGAGTTCGGGACCGGACACGATGAAGAGCGGAGACCCGATTACCGGGATTCGCAGCTTGTCGAAAGGGGCGGGCAGGCTCATGCGGTAAGGCTCCTCATCTCTTATGAAGGTGCACGCCTATGGCGCGCCTCGCCGCTTGTCGAGGCTGACGTTACGTAAACGTCAGTGTCCTGCCTGCAATGCTTCGATGCCATAGATGCGCGCCGCCGTGCCTGCGAACAGAGCGCGCTTCTCGTCCGGCGAGTGTCCTTGCGCAAGCCGCTTGAACGCGTTCCACAACACCGGATAGCTCGCCCCCCATCGATCGACAGGGTAGTTGCTTTCGAACATGGCGCGCTCTGGGCCGAAGCTTTCGATGCAGGTCTCGATGTACGGGCGCCACAGCGCGGCCAAGTGGTCCGAGCCAAGATCCTTGGCCGGTCCTTCTTCGGGCATCCCGCAGAAGGCCATAGCCAGCCCGCCCAATTTGATGGTCACGTTCGGACATTCGGCAAGCGCATGGATCGACCGGCGCCACCGGTCGAAGTTCTCGTGCAGTTTCCCGCGATAGCTGGCGATATTCAGCGGCGTACCGCAGTGGTCGAGGATTATCTGCTGGTCGGGAAATGCCCGTGCAAGATCGATCACGTCGCCGAGCTGCGGCTCCAGCAGCCATGCGTCGAAGGTGAGGTCATATTCTGTATATGCGGCAAAGCCGGCCCGGAATTCATCGCTTAGATAAAGACCCTCCGGAGCGTGGAAAGGCGGGCCAAGGACCTCGGGATCGGCATCCCAAGCACTGGCATGACGGATGCCGCGAAACCGCCCGTTGCCGGCTGCAACCAGGGCTTCGACGACCGGCTTGACCTTGTCGCCAAGGGTAAGGTCGGCATGGCCGACGATACCGGCGCAGGGACGGAACTCGCCGTAGAGGCCGCTGGCTCCCTGCGCGGCGACGCCGTTGACGAACTCGACCTCGCCTACGCTCTTCATCGCGTCATCGCGGCCGGCATCGTAGAATGCGCCGCATTCCATGAAGACAGTGCCGACGATATTATGGCCTGTGGCGGTGTCGGCTAGCAGTTCGTCGAACGTGTAGTAGTCAGCTCCGGCAATCGCCTCGATGAAGTCGTGGCGCGGTTCTGGAAAAGAGGGGACCAGGGGCCTGAGATCCCATAGGTGGTGATGCGGATCGATGATCGGCAGTTCTGGCTCGAGTATCTCTTCCATCATCCCTCATCTCCCCGTGTGTAATCAAGATAGACCGCCCGAATCCAGTCCTGCGGTCTTTCCGCCCGCATTGTCGAGCGTTTGGTGAACTTTTGCAGGGTCGCATTTCGCATCGACGCAGTCGACCGAAACGAAAACCCGTCCTTTTCGGATTTCCTGTTCGTAGAGGGTGGCTGCCACGCCATCGACGTCATGATCAGTCAGCATCTTCGCGATGCCGCTGCCGGTCGCGCCGACAATACCGGAAAAGGCAGCGACCGACGAAAAAGCCGAGGCGGTGAGGGCTCCTGCCACCGCTATGGGGCCGACACCCGGTATAAAGAGAATGGCCGTGCCCAGCATCGCGCCCGCAAGTCCGCCGCCTGCCATGGCAGATGCAATTCCGAGATAACCGTGGCCTTCGGACGGCTTGTAATCTGCATCGAGATACTGGCTCGTGCGCCACACCATCGATACCGCTTTATCGGGAATGCCGTCTTCGCGCAGCTTTTCGACTGCGGCCTCTGCAGATTCCGAGCCCTCGAATACAGCCGTTACAACCCGCGCGGAGTTGGAGCGCATATGACGACGCGCTTCGAGGAAAGCCTTTGCGAACCGATCCCTCTCCGCGTCGACGCCAAACGTGACGCGCAGACCTGCGGAGTCGTGCAGCTTCTTTACACTCGGGGAGCGTGGATGCCGGAAAAGCGTACGCAGGAGCATATCGACAGTGGAAGGGCGCAGAACCGAGTTAGTGCCGCGGTTGATCCATTCCATGTGACGCGGACGGGGATGGGCCCGCTCCAGGTAGTAGAGCGCCGGAAGGTTATCAGCTTTGATGACGTAGAAGGGGTCTTCCAACGGAGCGCGTCTCATCCAGCGGCGATAACAGCCTGTTTTAATGCGATAGTGACCCTGCCTCTACCATACACGCTAACATTTGATTGTATACATCAAGCATCTAATCCCGAGATGGGACAGTCCTATTCTTTGCCGGCGCGACCAGCCGCAGAATTTGCCGCACTCAATACCGAGCGGACACTTGCGGTCGCAACGTCTTCGTCGATGCCGCATCCCCACAAGGTGTTGCCGGCGCCATCCCGGCATTCGAGATAGGCCGCTGCCTGGCTATCACGGCCGGTAGTCAGCGCGTGTTCGCTGTAATCCAGGATCTCGAGCTGGAGGCCGAATGCCTCTTCGATGGTCGAAAGGACGGATGAGATGAGTCCGTTGCCCCTGCCGGACACGGTTTGCTCGACCCCGTCGACCGCGATGGTCCCGCTGAACAGTCTGGTGCCGTCCAAAGCGCGCCGCTCGTCATAATCGACCAGCTGAAAGCGCTTGTCGGTTGTCTGGACGTGGTAGGCGCGCTTAAATGCATCCCAGATGTCCGCGGCTCCGAGCTCACGTCCGAGTTCGTCGGCCATTCTTTGCACATGCGGACTGAAGTCGGCCTGCATCTTCTTTGGCAGCTTGAGCCCCTGGTCCTGCTCGAGCACCCACGCAAAACCGCCTTTGCCGGATTGCGAATTGACGCGGATGACCGCTTCGTAGCTGCGGCCGAGATCGGCGGGGTCGATGGGGAGATATGGCACGCGCCAATGGGTATCGTTCTGGACTTCGTGTGCCGCAAAGCCTTTCTTGATCGCGTCCTGGTGGCTGCCGGAAAAGGCCGTGTAGACCAACTCTCCTCCATAGGGATGGCGCTGGTGCACCGGCAACTCATTGCAATATTCGACCGTTTCGATGACGCGGTCGATGTCCGAGAAATCGAGGCGGGGGTCGATGCCTTGGGTGTACATGTTGAGCGCCATCGTAACGAGACAACAATTCCCCGTCCGCTCGCCGTTTCCGAAAAGGCATCCCTCCACTCGATCGGCACCGGCCATCAACGCCAACTCCGCTGCGGCGACCCCAGTGCCGCGGTCGTTATGGGTATGCAGGCTGATGACCGCGCTTTCCCGTTTGGGCAGGTTGCGGATGAAATATTCGACCTGGTCGGCGTAGATGTTAGGCGTGGCTGCCTCGACCGTAGCCGGCAGGTTGAGGATGATCGGATGTTCGGGAGTGGGGGCAAGGACTTCCATCACCGCCTCGCAGACCTCGAGACTGAAATCGAGCTCTGCGGTCGAGAAGGTCTCCGGCGAATACTGGAAATGCCAGTCGGTGTCGGGCTGCAACGAGGCCTCGTCGCGCATGACCTTCGCGCCGCGCACGGCGATGTCGCGCACTTGCTCCCGCGTCATGCCGAAGACCACTTCGCGCCAAGCAGGGCTGACGGCATTATAGAGGTGGACGATAGCCTGCTTCGCACCCTTGAGGCTGGCGAAGCTGGTGCGGATCAGGTCTTCCCTGCTTTGGGTCAAGACCTGCACCAGGACATCGTCAGGTACGCGGCCCGACCGCACGAGACCGCTGATGAAATCGAACTCGGTCGCGCCTGCGCTTGGAAAGCCGACTTCGATTTCTTTCACGCCGATCTCGACAAGAAGATCGAAGAAGCGGTTTTTCTTGTGCGCGTCCATGGGATCGACAATCGCCTGATTGCCATCCCGAAGGTCTGTCGACAGCCAGCGGGGGGGAGCCGTGATCGTGCGTGACGGCCATTGACGGTCCGACAAGGGGACTTGGGGAAAGGCCGAATATTTGGCGCTTGGATCGCTAAGCATGGACATGGGAAAACTCGTATCGGGGTTCGGCTATTATCGGAGAGGCCCTTGGGTGCGCGGTGCACCGTGGCGGCACACCGAGTTCACGCCCAAGGGCGTGTAAGTCGCAGAAGTAGTCCGATGCGGTTCATGCCGCCATGAATTGCGCATATTTGCGCCGGGGACAAGGTGAAGTTTTCTTTTCTATCGCCAACGAAGGCGATCGCGGGTCAAATCTTCCACCTTGGTGACGCCCATCAGGCGCATTCCCCGCTCTATTTCGTCCTGCAGGATAGACAGGGCGCGTTCGACGCCGTCCTGGCCGGCCGCCGCAAGAGCATAGAGGTAGAGCCTCCCGCCGGAAGCAGCGGTCGCACCCATGGCGAGGCTCTTTAGTGCATGGGTCCCGCGTCGAACCCCGCCGTCAGATATAATCTCGATCTGACCTCCGACGGCATCGACGATCTCCTCGAGCTGGTCGAAAGGTGCGCGGCTACCATCAAGCTGCCTGCCCCCGTGATTGGAGATCATGATCGCGTCGGCTCCGATGTCGACCGCCCGTCTCGCGTCGGCAGCGCTCATGATCCCCTTGAGGCAGAACACACCGCCCCAGTCCTGCCGTATCCGCGCGGCGGTATCCCAATCCATGTTCGTGTCGAGCATGGTGTTGAAATAATCCTGGATGCTCACGGCCTTGCCGGTCCCCTCCTGCACGTGGCCGTCGAGGTTGGGGAGCCGGAACTTGGGCGAGAAGATGTAATTGAGCGTCCAGTAAGGTCGCGTCGCGTAGCTCCATAGCGATGAGGCGGAAAAGCGGGGCGGGGTGGTGAAGCCCGAGCGCAGGCAGCGTTCCCTCTTGCCGGAGACGATCGTGTCGACAGTCAGGGCCAGTGCGTCGAAGCCGCTGTCCTTGCAGCGTTCGATCATGCTCGCATTGAGACCCTTGTCCTTGTGGACGTAGAGCTGGAACAGCTTGGGCCCTTTGGTGAGGCTTGCGATTTCCTCGATGGAATGTGTGGCGAGGCTCGAAATGCCGAACCACAGACCGAATTTTTCCGCAGCCAAGGCGACGGCGCGTTCTCCGTCGCGGTGGAATGCCCGCTGGAGCGCTGTCGGGCTGAGCATCAGGGGGAGCGCGCTTTTCCGGCCCATGATGGTGCAGCTTGTGTCGATTTGGCCCACCCCGGCAAGGACGCCGGGCACGAGATCCACATTGTCGAAGGCGCTCGTGTTGCGGGCTTTGGTAATTTCATCGTCGGCCGCACCGTCGATGTAATCGAACACCGGCCAAGGCAGGCGTGCCTTGGCCAGCTTTCGGAAATCATCGATATTGTGACAGTCGGACAAGCGCATGCGAACGTCGTGGAGGCTCGCGATGCGCTTGTCGAGAGGTCTTACTGCAGTTCGAAAGCTGCGCTTATGTCTAGGTCCACTTCGCTTCCAACTACAGGCGCAAGGTAATCGATGCCCCACTGCGTCCGGTCGATGGTAGCGCGGGCGTGGAAACCGACCGTGCGCGCCTCGTTCATGGGATTCTGGCCTGCGCCGGTGAAGTCCACGAGCATGGTGACCGGGCCGGTCTTGCCGTTCATCGTGAGCTGTCCAGTGACGACCGCCGATGTGTCGCCGACACGGCGGACGGAAGTCGATACGAAGCGTGCAGCTTCGGGATCGGGGCCGAAGAAGTCCGGTTCAGCCCCGTCCTTGCCCGGGCGCAGCAGATGGTCGCGCAAACCCTCGCTTGGTACGGCGACGCTGGTGATGGGGATCGAGATGTCTAACGTGCTAGCTTCGATGTCTGCAGGATCGAAGGTCATGGTGCCCTCGATATCTCCGAACAGTCCGAGATAGTCGTTGAAGCCAAAGTGGCTCACGCTCCACTGCACGAGAGTGTGCGAGGGATCGAGGGCGTAGTTGCCGGCAGCGACGCGGCTGGCATCGACTGCACC
This DNA window, taken from Qipengyuania seohaensis, encodes the following:
- a CDS encoding NAD(P)H-dependent flavin oxidoreductase, whose amino-acid sequence is MSLPAPFDKLRIPVIGSPLFIVSGPELVIAQCKAGIVGSFPALNARPQSELDEWLHRITEELAAHNREHPDRPAAPFAVNQIVHRSNDRIEADMATCAKWQVPLVITSLGAREEIFDAVRGWGGITMHDVINNRFAHKAIEKGADGLIPVAAGAGGHAGTLSPFALMQEIREWFDGLVALSGSIAHGRSILAAQALGADFAYIGSPWIATEEANAVEGYKEGIVEGSADGIVYSNLFTGVHGNYLRSSIENAGLDPENLPQSDPSKMNFGSGGNTKAKAWKDIWGSGQGIGTVKSVAPVEDMVARLESEYIAAKKALLEATS
- a CDS encoding amidohydrolase family protein — translated: MMEEILEPELPIIDPHHHLWDLRPLVPSFPEPRHDFIEAIAGADYYTFDELLADTATGHNIVGTVFMECGAFYDAGRDDAMKSVGEVEFVNGVAAQGASGLYGEFRPCAGIVGHADLTLGDKVKPVVEALVAAGNGRFRGIRHASAWDADPEVLGPPFHAPEGLYLSDEFRAGFAAYTEYDLTFDAWLLEPQLGDVIDLARAFPDQQIILDHCGTPLNIASYRGKLHENFDRWRRSIHALAECPNVTIKLGGLAMAFCGMPEEGPAKDLGSDHLAALWRPYIETCIESFGPERAMFESNYPVDRWGASYPVLWNAFKRLAQGHSPDEKRALFAGTAARIYGIEALQAGH
- the leuA gene encoding 2-isopropylmalate synthase — protein: MSMLSDPSAKYSAFPQVPLSDRQWPSRTITAPPRWLSTDLRDGNQAIVDPMDAHKKNRFFDLLVEIGVKEIEVGFPSAGATEFDFISGLVRSGRVPDDVLVQVLTQSREDLIRTSFASLKGAKQAIVHLYNAVSPAWREVVFGMTREQVRDIAVRGAKVMRDEASLQPDTDWHFQYSPETFSTAELDFSLEVCEAVMEVLAPTPEHPIILNLPATVEAATPNIYADQVEYFIRNLPKRESAVISLHTHNDRGTGVAAAELALMAGADRVEGCLFGNGERTGNCCLVTMALNMYTQGIDPRLDFSDIDRVIETVEYCNELPVHQRHPYGGELVYTAFSGSHQDAIKKGFAAHEVQNDTHWRVPYLPIDPADLGRSYEAVIRVNSQSGKGGFAWVLEQDQGLKLPKKMQADFSPHVQRMADELGRELGAADIWDAFKRAYHVQTTDKRFQLVDYDERRALDGTRLFSGTIAVDGVEQTVSGRGNGLISSVLSTIEEAFGLQLEILDYSEHALTTGRDSQAAAYLECRDGAGNTLWGCGIDEDVATASVRSVLSAANSAAGRAGKE
- a CDS encoding alpha-hydroxy acid oxidase, with the protein product MRLSDCHNIDDFRKLAKARLPWPVFDYIDGAADDEITKARNTSAFDNVDLVPGVLAGVGQIDTSCTIMGRKSALPLMLSPTALQRAFHRDGERAVALAAEKFGLWFGISSLATHSIEEIASLTKGPKLFQLYVHKDKGLNASMIERCKDSGFDALALTVDTIVSGKRERCLRSGFTTPPRFSASSLWSYATRPYWTLNYIFSPKFRLPNLDGHVQEGTGKAVSIQDYFNTMLDTNMDWDTAARIRQDWGGVFCLKGIMSAADARRAVDIGADAIMISNHGGRQLDGSRAPFDQLEEIVDAVGGQIEIISDGGVRRGTHALKSLAMGATAASGGRLYLYALAAAGQDGVERALSILQDEIERGMRLMGVTKVEDLTRDRLRWR
- a CDS encoding YceI family protein, which produces MRKPILALTLATSAGLAVTSFSAQGQGQVPGAVDASRVAAGNYALDPSHTLVQWSVSHFGFNDYLGLFGDIEGTMTFDPADIEASTLDISIPITSVAVPSEGLRDHLLRPGKDGAEPDFFGPDPEAARFVSTSVRRVGDTSAVVTGQLTMNGKTGPVTMLVDFTGAGQNPMNEARTVGFHARATIDRTQWGIDYLAPVVGSEVDLDISAAFELQ